aatggaaggggaaaaaaaaggatttgGAAGGGAGAATTCTTTTCCCTATTCGAGTTATCCATTGTTCCTGAATTTCTTGAAACGAAGAATTTGAGAATAACAGGGCATAGTTgtattttttctgatttttgttgCCTCGACATTCCTATGTTTCTTCCAAAATGTGGTTAACATTACAGACTTGGTATAAGAAAAGGTTGCCTAGAGAGTATAAAATTTAACCCATTTTGTCCTTAATCGACATACTAAATGAATGAGGATGACAACCGAAAATTTTCTTGATGTTTTGCCTTTCAGAACATATAACTTGATAGAGGTTGGATATGATACTATCGACTTCTTCACGGAACATTCATTGACATGATTTGAAATCGaggagaaagggaaaaggaaaggacgacaaaggacacaaaagggaaaATAAAGAGAGTGTCGAATTAGTCATGCCCTCCTTGATTGGGGCACATGCATTTTCACATTCAACCTCAAATCTTTTTAAAGAATCTTTTTAATTGAAAGAATAGATTAGTTGCAAACTAATTGAACAGTCGTTCATTCCCTTGTACCCCTATTACGATCTATattacatggactcgggtgcAAGTATTGGGTGTGGTGCAAGTCCAAGTGTCGGACTTTTGTAAACTTAAATCTTTGGATACGTGGATATGTGTCCCCAActtgggtacgggtacggggaCACGTCCtgaactcttgtttgtattatatattgcataattttttcaGATTATGTACCGTAAACTATATttataaatgtatttaaacaagaaaGAGTGcacataccgatgctctggattatcaatgaaggaagcatggtaaagtgcacataaattgatttgggtctttAGGCTTGCCCtttctgatgccatttggctttgatttgggggcatggttctacaacaaaacgCCCCTGTAGCTcttcggttcttggaggtttaggggaggccactgtttcagtggtattctaagaacagccactttgtgcatatattgccaaaggttaggtctgtctccaattatcccccacccatacccccaatgattggggactagatgggttatgttatgttgttgttgttgttgtatttaaacaagaaagagttaagaaaattatgtttttgttaTTTCCCTATTTCCTGTCTATGTGAAATATTCGAAATAtcgcttttctagctaatttgataTTCATTTTCTGTAAGTATCTTAACAATTAGAGGATCCAAGTGTTCAAAAGGATACGGGTGTCGGACACATCGACACGGGTACTTAAGCCAAAATGAAGGATTCATGTAACATAGATTACGATATTATTATTGCTTTGAGAGCAGCTTGCTTTCTGAAAACAATGAAATGGTTGCCAAACATGTCAATACTTTTCTTTTCATAGGCGACCACAAATATTATTAACTAAGTCCTTTCCCAATTTATCTCAATGCTTTCTTCAAATCCCACCTGGTAAGTCGTGGCACTTTGTTATCCTAACTTCCTCATTCTCGCAACGAGTAACATATGTGGTTTGCTTTGAAAATGCAAGTTTTTCATTATCTGCATGTTTCATTCTGTTGCCTATCTCTGGTTAAAACAGTCCACTGTTAGATTTAGAAGCTTAAAAAGGGTATCCTGAGGAATTGAAATAATCATTGACTCTCGAGGCATCTTAAGATGCTAATCCCTTCTTCCCATGAAGCCACTAAGTCTTTGTATCCCATGTGGATCGATGATCGAAGCACATTTTTATCTCACATGGCTCATTGCTGTTCTAACTCTTCACCATCAAGGATGTCCTGGCATCccctttgaaaaagaaaataagaaaataaaatgacaaCTTTTTTGATCTCCAAGTTGATTGCTCATCTGATGCGCAAAGGTTTCTTCTGGACGTGGAAAATGGTGATTCAACCATGTACTGTGTGAGTGAAAAAATAACTTTGTCATCAGTCTTTACTCTTTTGTAACATGACATGTTTGAAATTTGTTAATCTATGGAAGATTCTTAATAACACGTGATATAAAGatatcttggtgttcttgaggtTACTAATTCTTTGTGCTTTTGGTGGCCATGTCTATAACTTGCTGTGTTCTCTATATTGTTTCTTTCTACTGTATTTATTCCTACTTTTCGACCTGCGCCTAATAATCAGGGACATGTTGATGTGGAACTGAATGAAGTAGGGAGACAACAAGCAGCTGCTGTAAGTTGACACTTGACATTGGCACTGTTGAGAGTTTTTATTTCGTCATAATAATGCATGCCTTTTAAACTGCTTGCCTTTCTTGTAGGTGGCTGATCGACTCTCAAAAGAGACTGCAATTTCTGCAGTGTACTCGTCTGATTTAAAACGAGCTCTTGAGACTGCCCATATCATAGCGAACAAATGTGGTGTGTCTGAGGTATGATTCAAgaattgagacaaaaaaattgaaacctTATGTTTACTATAGACAGCCGAAAAATTATGTCCTTGACCCCATTTTGcttgttcttgtttttcttttcttgtaagACATCGAATCTGGCTATTGATTTCTGCTTTCCTCCTCCATTTCTGGATCTTTACCTATTAAATTTTTGCACGTCAAATCATATAAGTTGGCAAGTTCTGGTCCTTCTTGATCAAACTCCACATTTTTATCTCCAAACCTCGTGGTTTTAACAAGAGATTTCTTTAGATAACGTATCTGCAGACTGATGGCCAATTTTGTATTCGCTTTTTTCTTGGTATGTTTCAGGTCATACAAGATGCAAAACTAAGGGAACGACATCTTGGATATCTTCAAGGTTTTGTATTACATGAAGCAGCCAATCATAAGCCAAATGCATATCAAGCAACTTTATCTGCCAGGACTGATGAAGAAATCCCTGTGAGCACttaaagtttaaaattttggttGCTATTGGATATTTGAAATCAAAGTTCCacacagagtttttttttttccatttccataACTGTATATAAACCTTGTGCGAGAATCAAAttaccaatgttctaaaaattgcaAGGCACTAGTCaggcggtcggccacctttgAGCTTCAAGGCTgggtaatcggcgattaatcggcgCATAGCAATTAGTTGGATCTAGTTGGATAGGCCCCGCCAGCAACAACTGTACCACAGAATAAGTTCAGATATATGGCAGATAGATTACCTAAGGAATTTTGGAACCAACGTGGATGAGGGGGCTAATAGAATTTTTCATGGAAGAATATAGGTTTCCTATGACTTGCTTATTATAGGGTGCCTATACGTATAATATGACCTGTTTTAAAGATAAAGGGATTGACaaaggagtatattgatgtgGTAAAAGACATTTATGATGGAATCTGGGCCTGGACTACAATTAGATCACCTGCAGACGACACATGGGAGTTCCCATGGGGACAAAAAAAGTCTTCAGAAAACAACTATTAGGCCATGGAAAAACTGTTCGACAACATCAGAATAACAGATTAAGAATGAGTTTAGCTGAGAGGAAGGCGCTTAGACACCTTGATTCATGTGTGGTAGGATTAGGAAATATAGAATTGAATCCATACCGTTCATGAAATAGTACGAGTAGCAATTTTGAGAGTAAGTTGATTGAAATGCTATGGAGAGTGAAGACCTAAATTAACATGGGACACTGTAGTAAAAATAATATGAACTATTAAATTCAACTAAGTATATAGCCCTTGACAGATTGATTGGGAGTTTGGGACACAAGggttggttgggtttggtgGGCGTGTAGGGCATGTAAGAACAATATCTTGCTTCAAGGTGTATTTAGGATGGTACTTATTACATATTCCATCTTCTTTTGTGGTATTCTGTCATTTCTGGAATTCCCCTCTTCTTTACTTCAATTTACATTTTCTTGTGCTAATGTAGTTCGAATAAAAAGCCATTTGTGCTGATGATTTGCTGGATCATGCTCTTTTAGTTTCTGTAAAACCCTTGACCATTTAcgattttaatattttaatcgaGTACATTACAGCCCCGGCTTTTGTGACTTTCAGGGTGGTGGAGAAAGTCTTAATCAACTCTTTCATCGCTGCACATCTTCATTGCAGAGTATTGGTATGAAGCATATAGGTATATTCGTTATCAATGTCGCTTGGCCTCTTTTCCCAGTTTATAACTTAGTTGTTCAGAATGTATACTGGTTCTCGTAGCTAGCAATAAGGCAAGTTAAGTCTTTATTCATCTCCAGAAATGCTCCTTGGTGTTGAATAGCCATTTAATACCTTCAAAATATCACTCAACTTGACATATCCGTTGTAGACCCACCTATACTATCCGCCATCACAATTCTTTATTTCCCCATTTTGAGTAACTTCAAGTACTTTAACCCCTAGTCATGATCACCTGCGATATTCTCTGGAGTCCAAGTCATTTGATCATTTAACTGGGCTCCCCCGCAAGTGGGCGTTGGATTGGGCCcccaagattagtcgagatgcgcgtcagctggcccggacacctgagttatcaaaaatagTAGAAGAAGTCATTTGATCATTTAAAATGGAGTAGCAAGTCTCCTCATTTTAATTGCAACATTCATTTTGCGAGTTCAAGCCccttattttctttgtcaatGTTATGTAGAAGATGCCTATTTGTACACCCAGTGGATCGAATGGTGCCTTTTAAGGTGGATGGAATGGTGCTTTAGCCTAAGGcgttcaatttcttttttgccAACTTCTTTGTACATTCCACTGCAGGTGAGAGAGTGGTAGTGGTTACTCATGGTGGAGTCGTCCGTGCACTTTACAAGCGAGCTGCTCCAACAAAACGGCTGCGGAAGAAGATCCTGAATGCATCTGTAAATATACTTCACTTATCCAGCAAGGAAGACTGGATCATAAAGACATGGGGCGACGTTAACCATCTCAATAATACCGCATTTCTGAAGACTGATTTTGGAGGTGACAACACATCTTCTGCTCAAATAAATCCAGAATGCTCTTCTGGCTCCTCTGGTTGATTACCCTGTAGCAGAACATTAGTCAGACTACAATCAAATAGTATGTAAATCACCACCCAAAGTCTATTTCAGTAATGAATCTAATTTCAAAGTGCACTGATTCGAACTGGAACTGCTCATGTAAATATGAAGTTCACTTATGGATCTTAGATTTTACACAAGGACACCTTCATTCTCTTGCGGGTTGTTGATTCTGCTCGGGGTTGGCGCTTCTGGTTTTGTCAATGGAATGTTATTGAAAGGTTGATCTGAATGCTACATGCCATAATCCTTGAGTAACTTCAAAATCTTTCCACTTGGCTTCTGGCAAATCAAATCCTGCTATTTATAGTCTGTAAAACTCTCCACTTGCTTGCAACTGTTCCTCCTCGTGTAAAACCTACATTTTACCGAAGTACTGTATCTTGGTTTTGATACATGCATTTTCAAGCAACTGAAGCAATTTCAGTCTCTGAAGCAGTAAGTTTTTGCTGCAAGAGAACAATTCTTTCGTTAGACGCAGTTTCCTTTAGCAGATTCAATATCCAACTGCAGAACTGTTAATGAATCGTTTCGTAAAACCTGTTACTACTTTACATTGATGTGATTCCTCAAAAGAATGAAAGCAGTGATGTGTTCTAATACAACTTGCAAATTTTGTGTTATTAACGTTTCCGCTTTACACCTGCAAACTCTCCCATTTTCACATTTCCCCCGCCTAAGTATCGAGGGGCACTAGGCGCAGCAAGTAATTATTCGGTGGTTTTGCAGCATCCGTTAGTGATCTTGCAGGCATTGCCACACGAATAATCATTGTTAGCCCGAAAGGATTGACTTGGTGGTCGAGATTGGAACTAAAGGTTGCTTCCGAGTTTGAAACTTTTTAAGTGTTATTTATtccggtcttgctattgtcagcccactgggctgacgataaacacactaaaagacaagaaaaacacgtatttttgtgcactttttacatcctttaatacacattcacacacctactatcgtcagcccattgggctgattttagaattttcctattTATTCTTATAGGTCGAATTAATAATCGagtttttcttaaataaaaaaaattaacccgCATGACAAGGGAAAAATCTGATTTTAGGCACAAGTAATGGAGTaatttttaagttaattatgaAAAATTCATTGGGATTAGCCCCTGTAAGTCGTTTGAGtggaattttttctttaaattccAAAATGTGGGGTAAAATTTCAatttatcaatcattttttaaagttgtatGTATAAAATTAAACAGTGGTTGCGCACGTGCATATAATATGGGTATGTCGCTTCTTTAGACCCCACGAGTAGCAAAATATACttgtaaaatatattttgactATTGAAATGAAAATACACGTGATTCAAGCTCGTGCTTGACACAAATTGTACGTCCGCGGTCCGCCCGCGCCGATAATATAGTACTACGGAGTGGCCTATTTAATAAATACTTTAAATACTCAACCCAGTTGACTTATTTTGATTATCGATATGAAAGTGCACATGATTCAGAGTTGTGCTTGACACAAATCGTGCGTCCGCCAACGCCCATAATATATTACTACTATGGAGTGGCCTATTTAAAAAATACTCAACCTAGTTGACTTATTTTGATTGTCGATATGAAAATACACATTGTTCAGGCTCGTGCTTAACACAAATCGTGCGTCCTCGGTCCGCCCACACCGataatataggagtactatGGAGGGGCCTATTTAATAAATTCTCGACtcaattgacttattttgattattaacATGAAAATACACGTGATTCAGACTCATGCTCGACACAAATTGTGAGCCGCGGTCCACCCAGGCCGATAATATAGTTACTATTTACTATGGAGTGGCCTATATAATAAATACTCGACCCAGTTGACTCACTGAATGGCCCTGTCGGCTGCAGCCACTCTCACTCGCCGCTACCCCATTAATTCCCTTTcctcttcttcattttctcgGCCCTTTTTAAATACTCGATTCATCACAGACAAACCCCACAGTCGAAAACAGAGGCCGGCAACGATGGCTTACGCCTCGTCAACGGATGAGAAAATCACCGCACCATACGGTTCTTGGAAGTCTCCGATCACCGCCGACTTCGTCTCCGGCGCCGAGAAGCGCCTCGGCGCCACCGCCGTCGACGACCACGGCCGCCTCTTCTGGCTCGAGTCTCGCCCCCTCGAATCAGGGTACGAGTTTACCTACCTACGTGCGTAAATATGTAAAGTATAAAACTAGTACGGAATTTTCTTGTGTGTGATTAATTCAGCAAGGGCTGATAAACGAGCAAGCTTACTTGAGTTCGAGCTCGTGGTAGTCGTTTGAAAGCTTGTCCAAGATCGGTTTGCTAAATTAACCAACCtagcttgaacattttttgaaattggttaggctttcaaaccaagctcgaacaaGCTACTAATCGGCTTTGCTTGGCTTGTGGTGTATACAAATTCAAGCTACTCAAGATAGGATTGTATTggggatcaaaaaaaagaagaagataggaTTGTATTCGGCCTGATAAAAGCTACGAGATCGGCTCGTCTTGTAAACAAGCTTTAAGCTaagtttgaacatgttttgaagCTCGTaaagttttcaaatcaagtttttcACAATTATTTGgctcgtttatcacccctaTCCACGAGTTGAGTACACTGCCATTATATTCGTGAACGTTCACGAGTTAATTCACATAGACCAACAAGTAGAATCACACAGGCAGTATGATTTCAATTGGCAGATATCCACGGGACTTCGGTGCGAAATCCCAAACACAGTCACACGTGCGCATATGCTCGTGACTTTATGTTATGTTGAGTAGTTTTGTAGCAGTTGATTCAGATGCTGGTGTTTTCTTCAAATGCAGGCGAAGTGTTCTTGTTAAAGTTCCAGAAAAACCTGGAGATGAACCTATTGACATTACGCCCAAGGAGTTTTCGGTGCGAACAGTGGCTCAAGAATACGGAGGTGGTGCATTCAGGATTGTAGGGGATACTGTCATTTTCTCGAATTACAAAGATCAGAGACTGTACAAGCAGTCAATTCAATCTGGAGGTCATCCCCTTAG
The sequence above is drawn from the Rhododendron vialii isolate Sample 1 chromosome 6a, ASM3025357v1 genome and encodes:
- the LOC131331165 gene encoding phosphoglycerate mutase-like protein 4, which translates into the protein MADSTIPNPDPWVSCESHWDTGAGMGSAPCTDCAEIVVVRHGETDWNVEGRIQGHVDVELNEVGRQQAAAVADRLSKETAISAVYSSDLKRALETAHIIANKCGVSEVIQDAKLRERHLGYLQGFVLHEAANHKPNAYQATLSARTDEEIPGGGESLNQLFHRCTSSLQSIGMKHIGERVVVVTHGGVVRALYKRAAPTKRLRKKILNASVNILHLSSKEDWIIKTWGDVNHLNNTAFLKTDFGGDNTSSAQINPECSSGSSG